Part of the Streptomyces europaeiscabiei genome is shown below.
TGAGGATGTAGGGGTCCTCGAGCACGGCCTCCATGCGCTCCATGTCGGTCGCGAAGTACGCCGAGATGTAGCCCTTGTCGAAGCGCATGCCCTCGGTGAGCTCAAGCTCGAGCCCGAAGGTCTGCGACTCCTCGACGGTGATGACGCCTTCCTTGCCGACCTTGTCCATCGCCTCGGCGATGAGCTCGCCGATCTGGGTGTCGGCGGCGGAGATGGAGGCCGTGGAGGCGATCTGCTCCTTGGTCTCGACCTCCTTGGCCTGGTCGAGCAGCGCACCGGAGACGGCCTCGACGGCCTTCTCGATACCGCGCTTCAGGGCCATCGGGTTGGCACCGGCGGCGACGTTGCGCAGGCCTTCGCGGACCAGCGCCTGGGCCAGGACGGTCGCGGTCGTCGTGCCGTCACCGGCTACGTCGTCCGTCTTCTTCGCGACTTCCTTGACCAGCTCGGCGCCGATCTTCTCGTACGGGTCCTCGAGCTCGATCTCCTTGGCGATGGAGACACCATCGTTGGTGATCGTGGGGGCGCCCCACTTCTTCTCGAGGACGACGTTGCGGCCCTTGGGGCCGAGCGTCACCTTGACGGCGTCCGCGAGCTGGTTCATGCCGCGCTCGAGGCCGCGCCGTGCCTCCTCGTCGAACGCGATGATCTTGGCCATGTGAAGTGGTCCTCCCGGACAGGGGGTGGATTTCTCCGGACCGTGCTGGCGCCCGCGACGGACGGCTCGCCGGCCTCGTGGTTCCTTGCCCCACATGGCCTGCGGGCCTCACCGACCCGATCCTCGTTGTCACTCTCACCTTCAGAGTGCTAACGCCAATGATTAGCACTCGGCATGCCCGAGTGCAAGGTGCGCCCGCGAAGCGGGCTCGTTGAGGGGTGGTGGTCGGGTGACGGGCGGGCGCAAGCGGCTCTCGATGATCCGCAGGTGAACGCACCCCCGCGCGCCCATGCGCGACCCCCGCCCGCACCCCCGCCCCGGACCCGTGGGCGGCCTCGACCGGTGACCGCGCACACAAGAGGGCTCGCACCCCTTACGGGATGCGAGCCCTCCCACGAAGAACGAAGAACGTCGCTGCGTTAACCCCGGCGCGTTACTTCAGCCGGCCGCGAGCCGGACCATGTCCGCCTGCGGCCCCTTCTGACCCTGCGAGATCTCGAACTCGACCCGCTGGCCCTCTTCCAGGGTGCGGTAACCGTCCATCTGAATCGCGCTGTAGTGGACGAATACATCCGCACCACCGTCGACCGCGATGAAGCCGTACCCCTTCTCCGCGTTGAACCACTTGACGGTGCCCTGAGCCATGCCTAACTCCCCTATTACTGGCCCTTGCACAGATCCACACTTCGCGGATCCGGGTCAGACCTCACCCCCCAACGGTTGGGGGTGTGCGCCGGAACGCGTCGACCGCGGCCGAATGTATCTGTCCAACTGCCCTCTGCAACAGGTCAATCGGACGAGAATTCTGGACACGACCGGTCGGGAATGTACGAACAATTCACCCGAATTCAGGGCAAGTCGGGCCCCACAAAAGGGAAGAAATACGCAAAAGGCCTGCACACTTTGGCTACTTCATATAGGGCGTGCGGCTCAATCAAATATGCGCCCGGCATGGAATCACTATGCCGATCGGACCGGGTTCCCCAACTGTACCGTGCTCAACCATAGAGAATTGCCCCCTCCGCTTCTCTCGCAGAGGGGGCAATTCGATGAACTCTCAGTAATCAAAGTTACCGACGGTTACTACCGGCCGGTACGGCCGGGGTCAGCCGCCGGCGACGGCGGGAATGATCGACACGCCCGCACCGTCCGGCGTGGCCGTCTCCAGCCCCTGCTCGAACCGGACATCGTCGTCATTCACGTACACATTCACGAACCGCCGCAACTTGCCCTGGTCATCCAGAACCCGGGCGGCGATCCCGTTGTGGTTCTTCTCGAGGTCGGCGATCACCTCGGCGAGAGTCGCGCCTTCGGCACTCACCTCGGCCTTGCCGCCGGTGTAGGTACGAAGGATGGTGGGGATGCGAACGTTGACGCTCATGACGTGTGACCTCCGGTCGGGACGGCGGGGTTGGGGGCGCGGGGAACTGCGCGGCCGGCCCCCACCGGCCCGCAGACGAACGACTGGCGAGTCTTACGCGAGACCGGCCTCACGGAACGAATCAAGGTTGGGCCGAATGGTCGCGGTGAGGCCGGTCCCGGCCACCGCGTCCAGCGTCTTCAGACCGTCACCGGTGTTGAGAACGACCGTGGTCAGCGTCGGGTCGAGAAGCCCGTCCTCGATCAGCTTCTTCGCCACCCCGACGGTCACCCCACCGGCGGTCTCCGCGAAGATCCCTTCCGTCCGCGCCAGCAGCTTGATCGCCTCGACGACCTGCTCGTCCGTCACGTCCTCCACGGCCCCACCGGTGCGCCGCGCGATGTCGAGCACATACGGCCCGTCCGCCGGGTTGCCGATCGCCAGCGACTTCGCGATGGTGTTCGGCTTCTGGGGCCGCACCACGTCGTGCCCGGCCTTGAAGGCCACCGACACCGGCGAGCACCCCTCCGCCTGCGCACCGAAGATCTTGTACGGCTTGTCCTCGACGAGCCCGAGCCTGATCAGCTCCTGGAGCCCCTTGTCGATCTTCGTGAGCTGCGACCCGGAGGCGATCGGCACGACCAGCTGGTCGGGAAGCCGCCAGCCGAGCTGCTCGCAGATCTCGTACGCCAGGGTCTTGGAGCCCTCCGCGTAGTACGGCCGCAGGTTGACGTTGACGAAGCCCCAGCCCTCGCCGGCCGGGTCGCCGATCAGCTCGGAGCAGAAACGGTTCACGTCGTCGTAGTTGCCCTCGATGCCGACGAGCTCGCCACCGTAGATGGCGGCCATGACGACCTTGCCCTGCTCCAGGTCGTGCGGGATGAACACGCAGGACCGCAGGCCGGCGCGGGCGGCGGCGGCGCCGACGGCACCGGCCAGGTTGCCCGTGGAGGAGCAGGAGAGGGTGGTGAAGCCGAAGGCGCGGGCCGCCTCCAGTGCCTGGGCGACGACGCGGTCCTTGAAGGAGTGCGTCGGGTTGCCGGAGTCGTCCTTGATGAAGAGCTTGCCGGTGTCGACGCCGAGCGCGGCCGCGAGGTTGTCCGCCTTGACGAGCTGGGTCCAGCCGGGGTTGATGTTCGGCTTGGTGGCCACGTCGGCCGGGACGGGCAGCAGGGGCGCGTACCGCCAGATGTTCGCGGGGCCGGACTCGATCCGCTTGCGCAGCTCTTCGGTTTCGTAGGCGGAGTAGTCGTACGCGATCTCCAGCGGCCCGAAACACTCCTCGCACGCGAAGACCGGCCCGAGGGATACGCGGTGACCGCATTCGCGACAGCTCAGGGCGGCGGCGGGGCCGAGGTCTACTGTGGAGGTGGAGTCGGTGGTGCTTGCAACAGTCTGCGCAGCCATGGAGGCGAGGCCCTTTCTCCTCATCTTCCTCACGACGCACTTCGCCGTGAGACGGATTTGGCACCTTCCCGAGCCGGGAGCCTCGCGGAACGATCAACGGTGGCGCGCCATCGCGCTGCGCCGTCGATCGGTACGAGACCGGCTGGAGGGTTGCCGGGGCTTCATCGGGCCGTATCCCTCTGCCCCTCTGGATGAGCGGTATTTGGTTGTATACGCGGACGAGCACCGACATGCGATGGTCACCAGCGTTGTCCAAGACTGTAACCGAAGGCCAGGACAGTTGAGAGAGCCGTCCGAACCGCGAGATGAACGCAGAGGAGCCGCGCACCGTGCTGAAGGAAGTCGAGCGTTGGCTGAGCACCCGCTCCTGGTCCATGACCGACCGCCCGCTCCACAGGATCATGGCCGCGAAACGAGCGAGCGGCCAGTCGGTCAGCGTCGTCCTGCCCGCGCTGAACGAGGAGGAGACGGTCGGCGACATCGTCGCGATCATCCGTCATGACCTCATGCGGCAGGTCCCGCTCGTCGACGAGATCGTGGTCGTCGACTCCGGCTCGACCGACCGGACGTCCGAGGTCGCGGCGGCAGCCGGGGCGAGAGTCGTCCACCGCGACGACATCCTGCCCCGCATCCCGGCCGTGCCCGGCAAGGGCGAGGTCCTGTGGCGCTCCCTGCTCGTCACGACGGGCGACATCGTCTGCTTCATCGACGCGGACCTCAAGGAGTTCTCGTCCGACTTCGTCTCCGGGATCGTCGGCCCCCTGCTCACCGACCCCGGTGTCGACCTCGTCAAGGCGATGTACGACCGCCCCCTGGGTTCCGCCGCCGGCCAGGGCGGCCGTGTGACGGAACTCATGGCCCGCCCCCTCCTCAACATGCACTGGCCCCAGCTGGCCGGCTTCGTCCAGCCGCTCGGCGGCGAGTACGCGGCCCGCCGCTCCCTGCTGGAACAGCTCCCGTTCCCCGTCGGCTACGGCGTGGAGCTGGGCATGCTGGTCGACGCACTGCATCTGGTCGGCCTCGACGCCCTGTCCCAGGTCGACGTGGGCGTCCGCAAACACCGTCACCAGGACGGTCAGGCGCTGGGCCGCATGTCCGCGGCGATCTACCGGACCGCGCAGCTCCGGCTGGCCCGGGGCCACCTGATCCGGCCCGTCCTGACGCAGTTCGAACGGGGGCGGAACGGGTTCGAGCCGCGGACGCATTCGGTGGATCTGGAGGAGAGGCCGCCGATGGTGGAGATCGCGGAGTACGTGGAGCGGAAGGCGGCGTGAGGGGGTGGGGGGGTGCGGTTCGTGGGGTGCGGTTCGTGGGCGGGTGCGGGTGAGTGGGGGCTGGTCGCGCAGTTCCCCGCGCCCCCGGAAAGCAGGGGCTGCGCCCCGTGCTTTCCGGCCCGCAGGGCCGTCGTCTTTCAGGCCCGCAGGGCCTGGTCTTGAGGGGCGCGGGGAACTGCGCGAGAAGCCCCACCGGACCCGCACCCGCACCCCCCACCCCCATGGACGCTCCTGTATACGGCCGAACCGCACGTTTGACCGCCGAACCCCCGGGCTAGGTTGAGCCTTATGGCATCAACGCACCGCGCGGCTCAGGTACTGGTCGCGTCCAATCGGGGACCCGTCACCTACACGCTGGACGAGAAGACCGACACGCTCAGCGCGAAGCGCGGCGGCGGCGGCCTCGTGTCGGGCCTCTCCGCGATCGACCCTGACTCCGGCGCCGTCTGGGTGTGCTCCGCGCTGGGCGACGGCGACCGCGAGGCCGTACGCCGCGGCGTCGCCGAGCCCGGCGTGCGCATGCTGGACATCCCCGCCGACGTGCACCACGACGCCTACAACGGCGTGGCCAACTCCACGCTGTGGTTCGTGCACCACATGCTCTACCAGACCCCGCTGGAGCCGTCCTTCGACGCGGAGTTCCGGCGCCAGTGGGCGGCGTACGAGACGTACAACCGCGCCTTCGCCGAGGCCCTCGCCCAGGAGGCGGCGGACGGCGCGTCCGTGCTGGTCCAGGACTACCACCTGGTCCTGGTCCCCCGGATGCTGCGCGAACTCCGCCCCGACCTGCGGATCGGCCACTTCTCGCACACCCCGTGGGCGCCCGTCGACTACTTCCGGCTGCTCCCCGACGACATCGCCGCGCAGGTGCTCGACGGGATCCTCGGCGCCGACCGGGCCGCGTTCCTCACCCAGCGGTGGGCGGACGCGTTCACCGAGTGCTGCCGGGCGGTCCTGGGCCCCGGCAGCCCGTCCGGCACCCGGATCGGCGTGCACGGTCTGGGCGCCGACGCGGACTTCCTGCGGGCCCGCGCCCACCAGGCGGACGTCGACGACCGCATGGCCCTGCTGCGGGAACAGATCGGTACGGCCCCGGACGGCACCCCGCGCCGCACGATCGTCCGTGTCGACCGCACGGAACTCTCCAAGAACATCGTGCGCGGCCTGCACGCCTACCGGCAGCTCCTCGACGACCAGCCGACCTGGCGCGAGCGCGTCGTACACGTCGCCTTCGCGTACCCGTCGCGGCAGGACCTCGCGGTGTACCGGGACTACATGGCCGAGGTCCAGCGGGTCGCGGACGACATCAACGAGCGGTACGGGACGCCGGGCTGGACGCCGGTCATCCTCCACCTGAAGGACGACTTCGCGCGGTCCCTGGCGGCGTACCGGCTCGCGGACGTGGCCCTGGTGAACCCCATCCGGGACGGCATGAACCTCGTCGCCAAGGAGATGCCGATCATCTCCGACGAGGGGTGCGTGCTCGTGCTGTCACGGGAGGCGGGGGCGTTCGAGGAACTGGGGGACGACTCGATCGTGGTGAACCCGTACGACGTGGTGGGTACGGCAAGGGCATTGCACGAAGCGCTGTGCCTGCCGGCGGCTGAGCGGGCGGAGCGCACGAAGCGGCTCGCGGCGGCGGCCACTGCGTTGCCGCCGACTCAGTGGTTCCTGGATCAGTTGAGGGCGTTGGAAGAGTGAGAGCCCCGCGCCCCCGAAAGAACCGGGCGCCCTCTCTCGTTCTCTCGTTCTCTCGTTCTTCGTTATACGTGCTCGGCGATCGCCGACAGCAGGTGTACGACCCCCGCCGGGCCGTCCACCACCAGGTCCGCCCGCTCCGACAGCTCCGTGACCTCTGTGCTGCCGCTGCAGACCAGCAGCCCCGGGGTGCCCTCGGTGCGGAGTTTTTCGACGGCGGCGAAGGCGGGGAGGTCGCCGAGGTCGTCGCCGGCGTAGAGGACTGATTCGGCAGCGGTTTCCGCCAGGTACTCGCGGAGGGCGACGCCCTTGTCCATGCCCGGGGGGCGGAGTTCGAGGACCATGCGGCCGGGTTCGACGATGAGGCCGTGGCGGGTGGCGAGGTCGGTGAGCGGGGCGCGCAGCGCTTCGAAGGCGGCCTGCGGGTCGGTGGCACGGCGGGTGTGGACGGCGATCGCCCGGCCCTTCTCCTCGGTCCAGGTGCCCTGCCACGCGCCGACGCTGTCCAGGAGACCGGGCAGTTCGGCGCGGACCGCCGCGACTCCGGGGTGCGGGGCGGGGGCGGTGACCGTGCCGGTGACGGCGTCCCAGCGTTCGGCGCCGTAGTGGCCGAGGACGACGAGGTGTTCCAGGCCGGGGACACCGGCGAAGCCACCGTGGCGGACGGCGACGCCCGCGGGGCGGCCGGTCACCACGGCTACGGAGGCCACCTTGGGGGCGAGCGCGGCGAGCGCGGCGACCGCGTCGGGGTGGGCGCGGGCCTGTTCGGGGTCGGGGACGATCGGGGCGAGCGTGCCGTCGAAGTCCAGCGCGATCACCGTACGGCCGGGGCGGTCGAGGATCGCGTCCAGCGCGTCCCGCCCGGCCGGGGTCACGGGTGTCGGCAAGGTGGCCTTGGGGTTCTCTGCGTCCTTGTGGCTGCCCATGCCTGCGACCCTATCCGTCATCGCTCGGACCGGCGCCCCTCCCGGACTCTTCGCAGCCGGTTGACCGTGACCGGGTCGTGGGCGAGGGCGCGTGGGTCGTCGAGCAGGGCGTTGAGCAGCTGGTAGTAGCGCACGGGGGCGAGGCCGAGCCGCTCCCGGATGGCCCGCTCCTTGGCCCCGGGCCCCGCCCAGCCCTGCCGCTCCACGGCGAGGATCGCCTGCTCGCGGACGTCCAGCTCTTCCATGCGACGACGGTAACGGACGGGTACGACATCGCGCCGTACGGCTGCGGGGTGCGTGGTCGGCTGCGGGTGGGTGGGGCTTCTCGCGCAGTTCCCCGCGCCCCTGAAAGACCACGGCCCTGCGGGCCGAAAAGCACTGGGGCGCAGCCCCTGCTTTTCAGGGGCGCGGGGAACTGCGCGACCAGCCCCCACCGGACCCGCACCCACCGACGCGACCGCAACCGCCCGAGGAGCACGGCCGCGCAGCGACAACGCGCCCCTCAGCCCGCCCGATCCGCAACCGTCGCCGTCTGCTGCAGCTGCTGCAGCACGACCCCCGGCTTCACCCCGGGCCGCACCGCCCGCCCGATCTGCTCCTTGACCGCCGCGCTGACGTCCGCCCAGGACGTCTTGCCGACGGGGTAGAGCTCGGCGTTGGGCAGCTCTTCGAGGAAGGGGCCGAGATCCGCGTCGTCCTTGTCCGCGCCCATCTCCTCGGACGCGGACGCGGTCACCGGCAGCAGGTCGTACTCACGGGAGAAGTCGAGAACGTTCTCGTCGCTGTAGACGAAGTCGAGGAAGTCACCGATCTCGTCACCGTGGCCGTTCTGCTTGAAGGCCATCATCCAGTCGGTGACGCCCATGGTGGCGTGCTCCTGCTCGTCGCGCCCCGGCATGGCGGCCGTGCCGTACTCGATCCCCTGGTCGGCGGCCATCCGCATCAGGCTGGGGTGCCCGTTGAGCATGCCGACCTCACCGCGCGCGAACGCCGCGAACGCGTCGGCACGGTTGAGATCGGCGGGGGCGGTGGGCCCGGTGAGACCCTTGCCGACCAGGTTGTCCTTGAGCCAGGTGAAGGTCCGGACGTTGTCGTCGGAGTCGAGCCGGTAGGTGCCGGCGTCGTCGGTGTAGCCGCCCCCGCCGCTGAGCAGCCACTGCATGGTCTCGGCCTGTGCCTCCTCGGACCCGAGCGGCAGCGCGTACGGGGTCTTGGTACCCGCCTGGTCGAGGGCCTCGGCATCGGCCGCCAGTTCGCTCCAGCTGCGTGGGGCGCTGTCGATGCCCGCCTCGGCGAAGAGCTTCTTGTTGTAGAAGAGGACGCGGGTGGACGCGGCGAAGGGCATCCCGTACGCGATCCGCCCCACCTGGCCCGAGCCGGCGAGCTGAGGAAGGAAACCGGCCTGGACGGGGATGGAGAGCAGCTCGTCGACCTTGTAGAGCCGGCCGGCCGAGGCGTAGTCGGCGTACGTACCCGCCTGCGCCAGGTCGGGGGCCTCGTCGGCGGCGACCATTTCCTTGACCTTGCGGTCGACGTCGTTCCAGGAGTAGACGCTGACGTCGACCGTGACACCCGGGTTCTTCTTCTCGTACGCCTTCACGACCGCGTCCCAGTACAACTGGGAGCTGTTCGCCTTGGAGTCGCCGTAGTCGGCGGCGACCAGCTTCAGGGTGACGCCGGAGCCGTCGGCCTCCGAGACACCGCAGCCCGCAAGCGTCGCCATCAGTCCCAGCGCGGACAGTGCGGCCAGTGCCGCCGTTCCGTTGTTCCTGTTCCTGTTCCTGACGCCGGTCTTCGTCCGCCGCTGCCGCTGTCCCACTCGTACTGCCCCAACCTGTCGCACGGCCCCGCGCACAACAGCCTGAACCACAGGCCCCGCGTTCAAGACCGTCAATCTCTCAACCTCTCGAACTTCTCGAACTTCTCCATAAGGTCTACACCATAAGGTCTATACCACGTAAGTGGACTAGACCTCTCGTGGTCGAAGGGTCACACTGTTCTCCGTGAGACACGTCATCGCCCTCGATGTGGGCGGCACCGGGATGAAGGCCGCACTGATCGGGGCGGGCGGCGAGCTGCTGCACCAGGCGCGGCTCGCCACCGAGCGCGAGCGCGGGCCGGACGCCGTCGTCGGGTCGATCCTCGACTTCGCCGCCGAGTTGCGCGCGTACGGCGAGCGGCGCTTCGACGTGCCCGCGGCCGCCGCCGGGGTCGCCGTGCCCGGCATCGTCGACTCCGGCCGGGGCGTCGCCGTCTACGCCGCCAACCTCGGCTGGCGCGACGTCCCGTTGCGCGCGCTCCTCGCCGAGCGCCTCGGCGGTGTCCCGGTCGCCCTCGGCCACGATGTGCGCACCGGCGGGCTCGCGGAGGGGCGCGTGGGCGCGGGCCGGGGCGCGGACCGCTTTCTCTTCGTGGCGCTCGGCACCGGGATCGCCGGCGCGATCGGCGTCGACGGCCGGGTGGAGGCGGGCGCCCACGGCTTCGCGGGCGAGATCGGCCACATCGTCGTACGGCCCGGTGGCATCCCGTGTCCCTGCGGGCAGCACGGCTGTCTGGAACGGTTCGCCTCCGCGGCGGCCGTCAGCCAGGCCTGGGCGGAGGCCTCTGGCGACCCCGGGGCCGACGCGGCGGACTGCGCCAAGGCCGTCGAGTCGGGCGACCCGCGCGCCGGCGCCGTCTGGCAGCACGCCGTCGACGCCCTCGCCGACGGACTCGTCACCGCCCTCACCCTGCTCGACCCCCGCACCCTCATCATCGGTGGCGGCCTGGCGGAAGCCGGTGAAACCCTGTTCACACCGCTGCGCACCGCCGTCGAACACCGGGTCACCTTCCAGAAGGTGCCCACCATCGTCCCGGCCGCCCTGGGAGACACCGCGGGCTGCCTCGGCGCCGGCCTCATGGCCTGGGACCTCATCACCACCACGGACCCCACGGACCCCACGGACCCCACGGAACCTTCGGAGGTAACCACCTGATGGCCCCCACCCTTTCCGGCACCGGGTCCGACAACAGCGCCCCGTCAAAGGCCGCGCGTCCTGACGCCGGTTCCGCCAGCGCCCTGAAAGGGGCGCGGAGCGACGCTGAACATGCGGCTACCGCCGCGTGGGCGCAACCAGCCCCCACACACCCGCAGTCGCCACCCAAGGCGCACCCTTACGTCCTCGAAGGCGCCAACGTCGTCCTCCCCACCGGCACAGTGAGAAACGGCCGACTCGTCATCAACGGCACCAGGATCGCCGCCGACGCCCCGGAGAACGCCCACACCATCGACGTCCGCGGCCACTGGCTGGTCCCCGGTTTCGTGGACATCCACAACCACGGCGGCGGCGGAGCCTCCTTCACCTCCGGCACCGTCGACGACGTACTCCACGGCATCCGCACCCACCGCCTCCACGGCACCACCACCCTCGTCGCCTCCACGGTCACCGGCGACATGGACGGCCTCGCCCACCGTGCCGGCCTCCTCTCCGAACTCGCCGAGCAGGGCGACATCGCCGGCATCCACTTCGAGGGCCCGTTCATCTCCCCCTGCCGCAAGGGCGCCCACTCCGAGGAACTCCTCCGCGACCCCGACCCGGCGGACGTCCGCAAGCTGATCGACGCGGCGCGCGGCCGGGCGGCCATGGTCACCCTGGCCACCGAACTCCCCGGCGGCCTCGACTCCGTACGCCTCCTCGCCGAACACGGCGTCATCGCCGCGATCGGGCACACGGACGCGACGTACGAGCAGACGGTTCAGGCCATCGACGCGGGCGCGACCGTGGCGACCCATCTGTTCAACGCGATGCCTCCGCTCGGCCACCGC
Proteins encoded:
- a CDS encoding cold-shock protein, whose product is MAQGTVKWFNAEKGYGFIAVDGGADVFVHYSAIQMDGYRTLEEGQRVEFEISQGQKGPQADMVRLAAG
- a CDS encoding MoaD/ThiS family protein, yielding MSVNVRIPTILRTYTGGKAEVSAEGATLAEVIADLEKNHNGIAARVLDDQGKLRRFVNVYVNDDDVRFEQGLETATPDGAGVSIIPAVAGG
- the thrC gene encoding threonine synthase — encoded protein: MAAQTVASTTDSTSTVDLGPAAALSCRECGHRVSLGPVFACEECFGPLEIAYDYSAYETEELRKRIESGPANIWRYAPLLPVPADVATKPNINPGWTQLVKADNLAAALGVDTGKLFIKDDSGNPTHSFKDRVVAQALEAARAFGFTTLSCSSTGNLAGAVGAAAARAGLRSCVFIPHDLEQGKVVMAAIYGGELVGIEGNYDDVNRFCSELIGDPAGEGWGFVNVNLRPYYAEGSKTLAYEICEQLGWRLPDQLVVPIASGSQLTKIDKGLQELIRLGLVEDKPYKIFGAQAEGCSPVSVAFKAGHDVVRPQKPNTIAKSLAIGNPADGPYVLDIARRTGGAVEDVTDEQVVEAIKLLARTEGIFAETAGGVTVGVAKKLIEDGLLDPTLTTVVLNTGDGLKTLDAVAGTGLTATIRPNLDSFREAGLA
- a CDS encoding glucosyl-3-phosphoglycerate synthase yields the protein MLKEVERWLSTRSWSMTDRPLHRIMAAKRASGQSVSVVLPALNEEETVGDIVAIIRHDLMRQVPLVDEIVVVDSGSTDRTSEVAAAAGARVVHRDDILPRIPAVPGKGEVLWRSLLVTTGDIVCFIDADLKEFSSDFVSGIVGPLLTDPGVDLVKAMYDRPLGSAAGQGGRVTELMARPLLNMHWPQLAGFVQPLGGEYAARRSLLEQLPFPVGYGVELGMLVDALHLVGLDALSQVDVGVRKHRHQDGQALGRMSAAIYRTAQLRLARGHLIRPVLTQFERGRNGFEPRTHSVDLEERPPMVEIAEYVERKAA
- a CDS encoding alpha,alpha-trehalose-phosphate synthase (UDP-forming) — translated: MASTHRAAQVLVASNRGPVTYTLDEKTDTLSAKRGGGGLVSGLSAIDPDSGAVWVCSALGDGDREAVRRGVAEPGVRMLDIPADVHHDAYNGVANSTLWFVHHMLYQTPLEPSFDAEFRRQWAAYETYNRAFAEALAQEAADGASVLVQDYHLVLVPRMLRELRPDLRIGHFSHTPWAPVDYFRLLPDDIAAQVLDGILGADRAAFLTQRWADAFTECCRAVLGPGSPSGTRIGVHGLGADADFLRARAHQADVDDRMALLREQIGTAPDGTPRRTIVRVDRTELSKNIVRGLHAYRQLLDDQPTWRERVVHVAFAYPSRQDLAVYRDYMAEVQRVADDINERYGTPGWTPVILHLKDDFARSLAAYRLADVALVNPIRDGMNLVAKEMPIISDEGCVLVLSREAGAFEELGDDSIVVNPYDVVGTARALHEALCLPAAERAERTKRLAAAATALPPTQWFLDQLRALEE
- the otsB gene encoding trehalose-phosphatase; this translates as MGSHKDAENPKATLPTPVTPAGRDALDAILDRPGRTVIALDFDGTLAPIVPDPEQARAHPDAVAALAALAPKVASVAVVTGRPAGVAVRHGGFAGVPGLEHLVVLGHYGAERWDAVTGTVTAPAPHPGVAAVRAELPGLLDSVGAWQGTWTEEKGRAIAVHTRRATDPQAAFEALRAPLTDLATRHGLIVEPGRMVLELRPPGMDKGVALREYLAETAAESVLYAGDDLGDLPAFAAVEKLRTEGTPGLLVCSGSTEVTELSERADLVVDGPAGVVHLLSAIAEHV
- a CDS encoding DUF3263 domain-containing protein; amino-acid sequence: MEELDVREQAILAVERQGWAGPGAKERAIRERLGLAPVRYYQLLNALLDDPRALAHDPVTVNRLRRVREGRRSER
- a CDS encoding extracellular solute-binding protein translates to MATLAGCGVSEADGSGVTLKLVAADYGDSKANSSQLYWDAVVKAYEKKNPGVTVDVSVYSWNDVDRKVKEMVAADEAPDLAQAGTYADYASAGRLYKVDELLSIPVQAGFLPQLAGSGQVGRIAYGMPFAASTRVLFYNKKLFAEAGIDSAPRSWSELAADAEALDQAGTKTPYALPLGSEEAQAETMQWLLSGGGGYTDDAGTYRLDSDDNVRTFTWLKDNLVGKGLTGPTAPADLNRADAFAAFARGEVGMLNGHPSLMRMAADQGIEYGTAAMPGRDEQEHATMGVTDWMMAFKQNGHGDEIGDFLDFVYSDENVLDFSREYDLLPVTASASEEMGADKDDADLGPFLEELPNAELYPVGKTSWADVSAAVKEQIGRAVRPGVKPGVVLQQLQQTATVADRAG
- a CDS encoding ROK family protein — translated: MRHVIALDVGGTGMKAALIGAGGELLHQARLATERERGPDAVVGSILDFAAELRAYGERRFDVPAAAAGVAVPGIVDSGRGVAVYAANLGWRDVPLRALLAERLGGVPVALGHDVRTGGLAEGRVGAGRGADRFLFVALGTGIAGAIGVDGRVEAGAHGFAGEIGHIVVRPGGIPCPCGQHGCLERFASAAAVSQAWAEASGDPGADAADCAKAVESGDPRAGAVWQHAVDALADGLVTALTLLDPRTLIIGGGLAEAGETLFTPLRTAVEHRVTFQKVPTIVPAALGDTAGCLGAGLMAWDLITTTDPTDPTDPTEPSEVTT
- the nagA gene encoding N-acetylglucosamine-6-phosphate deacetylase, whose protein sequence is MAPTLSGTGSDNSAPSKAARPDAGSASALKGARSDAEHAATAAWAQPAPTHPQSPPKAHPYVLEGANVVLPTGTVRNGRLVINGTRIAADAPENAHTIDVRGHWLVPGFVDIHNHGGGGASFTSGTVDDVLHGIRTHRLHGTTTLVASTVTGDMDGLAHRAGLLSELAEQGDIAGIHFEGPFISPCRKGAHSEELLRDPDPADVRKLIDAARGRAAMVTLATELPGGLDSVRLLAEHGVIAAIGHTDATYEQTVQAIDAGATVATHLFNAMPPLGHREPGPIAALLEDERITVELINDGTHLHPASLQLAFRHAGADRVAFITDAMDAAGFGDGLYTLGPLAVEVVDGVARLVEGGSIAGSTLTQDRALKRAVTVDRLPVEDAVAALSANPARLLGLYDRVGSLDPGKDADLVLLDADFELKGVLRKGEWLTSSPS